One Oryza glaberrima chromosome 10, OglaRS2, whole genome shotgun sequence DNA segment encodes these proteins:
- the LOC127753429 gene encoding proline-rich protein 4-like: MAGAPRGLVLLGVCAILMAVAVGGEAASVVVGTAKCADCTRKSMKAEAAFKNLQVAIKCKNGNGEYESKATGKLDGTGAFSVPLDADLHSSDCIAQLHSANNEPCPGQEPSKIVPMSEGTFVAVAGKTHYPSALCASATICGPIKKKIIDHFHKKPVPPKPEPKPEPPKPKPEPEHPFLDHIHKKEKHFFDHFHKKPVPPKPEPKPEPKPQPKPQPAPEYHNPSPPAN; encoded by the exons ATGGCAGGTGCTCCTCGAGGACTAGTTCTCCTCGGCGTTTGTGCCATCTTGATGgcggtcgccgtcggcggcgaggcggcgtcggTGGTCGTCGGCACGGCCAAGTGCGCCGACTGCACCAGGAAGAGCATGAAAGCTGAGGCTGCTTTCAAGA ACCTCCAGGTGGCGATCAAGTGCAAGAACGGTAACGGCGAGTACGAGAGCAAGGCTACCGGAAAGCTCGACGGTACCGGTGCGTTCAGCGTCCCCCTTGACGCCGACCTCCACAGCTCCGACTGCATCGCTCAGCTCCATAGCGCCAACAACGAGCCATGCCCCGGACAAGAGCCATCCAAGATCGTGCCAATGTCGGAGGGCAcgttcgtcgccgtcgccggcaagacCCACTACCCATCGGCGTTGTGCGCGTCCGCGACCATCTGTGGCCCAATTAAGAAGAAGATCATAGACCACTTCCACAAAAAGCCGGTGCCACCGAAGCCAGAGCCGAAGCCGGAGCCACCTAAGCCGAAGCCTGAGCCGGAGCACCCATTCCTCGACCACATCCATAAGAAGGAGAAGCATTTCTTCGACCACTTCCACAAGAAGCCCGTGCCGCCCAAGCCTGAGCCTAAGCCCGAGCCCAAGCCACAACCCAAGCCACAGCCCGCGCCAGAGTACCACAACCCTAGCCCTCCGGCAAATTAA
- the LOC127753427 gene encoding proline-rich protein 4-like — MAGAPRGLVLLGVCAVLMVLAVGGEAASVVIGTAKCADCTRKNMKAEDAFKNLQVAIKCKNGNGEYESKAAGKLDGTGAFSVPLDADLHSSDCIAQLHSATNEPCPGQEPSKIMPLSEGTFIAVAGKTSYPSALCASATICGPIKKKIIDHFHKKPVPPKPDPKPELPKPKPEPEHPILDHFHKKEKHFFDHFHKKPVPPKPEPKPEPKPQPKPQPAPEYHNPSPPAKR, encoded by the exons ATGGCAGGTGCTCCCCGAGGACTAGTTCTCCTCGGCGTTTGCGCCGTCCTGATGGTGCTCGCCGTCGGTGGCGAAGCGGCGTCGGTCGTCATTGGCACGGCCAAGTGCGCCGACTGCACCCGGAAGAACATGAAAGCCGAGGATGCTTTCAAGA ATCTCCAGGTGGCGATCAAGTGCAAGAACGGCAATGGCGAGTACGAGAGCAAGGCCGCTGGAAAGCTTGACGGCACCGGCGCTTTCAGCGTCCCTCTTGACGCCGACCTCCACAGCTCCGATTGCATTGCCCAGCTCCACAGCGCGACCAATGAGCCATGCCCAGGGCAAGAGCCATCCAAGATCATGCCATTGTCGGAGGGCACCTTCATCGCCGTCGCTGGCAAGACCAGCTACCCGTCAGCATTGTGTGCGTCAGCGACAATATGCGGACCAATCAAGAAGAAGATCATTGACCACTTCCACAAGAAACCGGTGCCACCGAAGCCGGATCCTAAGCCAGAGCTGCCCAAGCCGAAGCCAGAGCCGGAGCACCCCATCCTCGACCACTTCCATAAGAAGGAGAAACACTTCTTTGACCACTTCCATAAGAAACCCGTACCACCCAAGCCCGAGCCAAAGCCGGAGCCCAAGCCACAGCCCAAGCCACAGCCAGCGCCTGAGTACCACAACCCTAGCCCACCAGCGAAGCGCTGA
- the LOC127753426 gene encoding proline-rich protein 4-like gives MAGAPRGLVLLGVCAVLMAVAVGGEAASVVVGTAKCADCTRKNMKAEDAFKNLQVAIKCKNINGEYESKAAGKLDGTGAFSVPLDADLDSSDCIAQLHSANNEPCPGQEPSKIVPMSKGTFVAIAGKTHYPSALCASATICGPIKKKIIDHFHKKPVPPKPEPKPEPPKPKPEPEHPFLDHIHKKEKHFFDHFHKKPVPPKPEPKPEPKPEPKPQPAPEYHNPSPPAKK, from the exons ATGGCAGGTGCTCCTCGAGGACTAGTTCTCCTCGGCGTTTGTGCCGTCTTGATGGCGGTCGCCGTcggcggagaggcggcgtcggtggTCGTCGGCACGGCCAAGTGCGCCGACTGCACCAGGAAGAACATGAAAGCTGAGGATGCTTTCAAGA ACCTCCAAGTGGCGATCAAGTGCAAGAACATCAACGGTGAGTACGAGAGCAAGGCTGCCGGAAAGCTCGATGGCACTGGCGCTTTCAGCGTCCCCCTCGACGCCGACCTTGACAGTTCCGACTGCATCGCTCAGCTCCACAGCGCCAACAATGAGCCATGCCCTGGTCAGGAGCCATCCAAGATCGTGCCAATGTCGAAGGGCACCTTTGTTGCCATTGCCGGCAAGACACACTACCCATCAGCGTTGTGCGCGTCGGCGACCATCTGCGGTCCCATCAAGAAGAAGATCATAGACCACTTCCACAAGAAGCCGGTGCCACCCAAGCCGGAGCCGAAGCCGGAGCCACCCAAGCCGAAGCCTGAGCCGGAGCACCCCTTCCTCGACCACATCCACAAGAAGGAGAAGCACTTCTTCGACCACTTCCACAAGAAGCCAGTGCCGCCTAAGCCAGAGCCGAAGCCTGAGCCCAAGCCTGAGCCCAAGCCGCAGCCTGCGCCGGAGTACCACAACCCGAGCCCTCCGGCAAAGAAGTGA
- the LOC127753428 gene encoding proline-rich protein 4-like: MAGAPRGLVLVGVCAVLMAVAVGGEAASVVVGTAKCADCTRKNMKAEDAFKNLQVAIKCKNGKGEYESKATGKLDGTGAFSVPLDADLHSSDCIAQLHSATNEPCPGQEPSKIVPMSEGTFIAVAGKTHYPSALCASTTICGPIKKNIIDHFHKEPVPPKPEPKPEPPKPKPEPEHPFLDHIHKKEKHFFDHFHKKPVPPKPEPKPEPKPEPKPQPAPEYHNPSPPAKN, translated from the exons ATGGCAGGTGCTCCTCGAGGACTAGTTCTCGTCGGCGTTTGTGCCGTCTTGATGGCGGTCGCCGTCGGTggagaggcggcgtcggtggTCGTCGGCACGGCCAAGTGCGCCGACTGCACCAGGAAGAACATGAAAGCTGAGGATGCTTTCAAGA ACCTCCAGGTGGCGATCAAGTGCAAAAACGGCAAAGGCGAGTACGAGAGCAAGGCCACTGGAAAACTCGACGGTACCGGTGCCTTCAGCGTCCCCCTTGACGCCGACCTCCACAGCTCCGACTGCATCGCTCAGCTCCACAGTGCCACCAACGAGCCATGCCCCGGCCAGGAGCCATCCAAGATCGTGCCAATGTCGGAGGGCACcttcatcgccgtcgccggcaagacCCACTACCCATCAGCGTTGTGCGCATCGACGACCATCTGCGGTCCCATTAAAAAGAACATCATAGACCACTTCCACAAGGAGCCGGTGCCACCCAAGCCAGAGCCGAAGCCGGAGCCACCCAAGCCGAAGCCTGAGCCGGAGCACCCATTCCTCGACCACATCCACAAGAAGGAGAAGCACTTCTTCGATCACTTCCACAAGAAGCCCGTGCCGCCCAAGCCTGAGCCGAAACCGGAGCCCAAGCCAGAGCCGAAGCCGCAGCCTGCACCTGAGTACCACAACCCAAGCCCTCCGGCGAAGAACTGA
- the LOC127752658 gene encoding secreted RxLR effector protein 161-like, whose translation MEPRLKLTKASTAAPVDTTQYRSIVGCLRYLVHTWPDLAFSVGYVSRFMEAPTADHDAAVKRILRYVAGTVDFGCYYKRMETPPELVGYCDADMAGDVDTRKSTSGVVFFLGANPVSWQSIKQKVVALSSCEAEYKAATTAACHRIWLALLLGEIKQEEPESFKLLVDNKSVIALSKNPVFHDRSKHITTRYHFIRECMEDGRAQVEFIGTDGQIADILTKALGRVRFQELRAHIGVVEVSSRRQA comes from the coding sequence ATGGAGCCTCGTCTCAAGTTGACCaaggcgagcacggcggcgccggtggacaCCACCCAGTACCGCAGCATCGTCGGCTGCCTGCGGTATCTGGTTCACACGTGGCCGGACCTTGCGTTCTCTGTTGGGTACGTGAGCCGCTTCATGGAAGCTCCAACCGCTGATCATGACGCGGCGGTGAAACGCATCTTGCGTTATGTTGCCGGCACGGTTGATTTCGGCTGCTACTACAAAAGGATGGAGACGCCACCTGAGCTTGTCGGATACTGTGACGCAGACATGGCGGGCGATGTCGACACTCGCAAAAGCACCAGCGGGGTCGTCTTCTTCCTGGGCGCCAACCCAGTCAGTTGGCAGTCCATCAAGCAAAAGGTTGTTGCGCTCTCGTCTTGTGAGGCGGAGTACaaagcggcgacgacggcggcgtgtcACAGAATTTGGCTGGCGCTGCTGCTGGGAGAAATCAAGCAAGAGGAGCCAGAAAGCTTCAAGCTCCTCGTCGACAATAAATCGGTGATCGCCCTCAGCAAAAATCCAGTGTTTCATGACAGGAGTAAACACATCACCACGCGCTACCACTTCATCCGTGAGTGTATGGAGGACGGGAGAGCTCAGGTTGAGTTCATTGGCACCGATGGGCAGATTGCAGACATCCTGACCAAGGCACTCGGGCGGGTTCGTTTTCAAGAATTGCGAGCTCACATCGGCGTCGTCGAGGTCAGTTCACGGCGCCAGGCTTAG